In Pirellulales bacterium, one genomic interval encodes:
- a CDS encoding PEP-CTERM sorting domain-containing protein, protein MGQFTTWMLSLLFAASLTASVGGQANANLVAIEPDDFALGTDIRLAYVAIGVTLSVVDTAGQATSRPVMPVTGFDANLARNVATTGTQLFGQPPDDTLPLKNGQHWDEWTYGLLRADFSLPTDFVSIDLIFGDDTISFLRTYDGIGNLTAEVIAMGDGRDGTSPCPPFCEKFVTASITRPTADIAFILAGGVNAEATYLDNLVFRSAVVSEPGTLILLGLGICLALCSSMLCSWRALPRLKAIQHRNLRGWSAIVVAIAAIMPCGSNAIAAPLSYTERVTVPLASIAIAFPQLEGNVVGSAVRISFPQFDPSDGLLGGVLVDFTGNRTTAWYYTEIDGPGSIFNDIVATFLDRHGNVFFERSVREGWGGVATGSTYFHYGDNQNISLGGSTLFGPLFGFVPSLAPFLGVDTFAIEISVQLGASLDLPVGVGVSAAAGPLRGLVSGDVRVDYILAIPDSPPPPPLFEPATLALLGLGLAGLGVARRRKIAVAAILLSGLAWNGKADAAPILSYVPWGAAQTSLFSTFAGNATWEGNNLLLEYRQEYGDAVAGVFSDGFVGHNPLPSPENAVGIAFEVSATYYPTAWQAQLNLGNYGLGYGASDTLANYTSFPLDWEKVRHFSGGLLPKDDSELKWSVFSPLEYTYAAGAWAVEMFFPDQWLFDRANLAERFQFFATNTFGGLDGLVDGVTRFDNIRWILSDPFPVTPPVPDPIPEPAALALLALGLAGLGVARLRKAHYLRMTILKLLGTAAVAVGAATPQAPANAAVLYWADTTFGGGDFPRGRIERADLDGSGREVVVSDPGAYGLAQPRGLAIDASGHRLFWTGLGTGWSDTAEPGSINVSALDGTSSAILVPGPQGTFPGDIEADLIGERLYWADIGTGTIMTAKLDGSDVGVIVSALENPEGVAVDPIGGLLYWNHTFRDESSGDISSVIFRSNLDGSNVTAITPKLSGIIRDVDLDLASGLLYWSISDPSTGVGKIQRANSDGTGLIDLFTEVANPFGIAIYALENAIFWAAAEAGAIQAGSLDGGPIWTAVSSIGSPRDVEIDYNKSLFIPEPATRALLGLGLAGLGVARRFKSTAKNETP, encoded by the coding sequence ATGGGACAATTTACAACTTGGATGTTGTCACTTCTCTTCGCGGCATCACTGACGGCCAGCGTCGGCGGCCAAGCCAACGCCAACCTCGTCGCCATCGAGCCCGATGATTTTGCGCTGGGGACGGATATCAGGCTTGCCTACGTAGCCATCGGGGTGACGCTGAGCGTCGTCGATACGGCCGGGCAAGCAACGTCTCGTCCCGTCATGCCCGTCACTGGGTTTGACGCCAACCTGGCCAGAAACGTGGCGACGACGGGCACACAGCTTTTTGGCCAACCTCCAGACGATACGTTGCCTCTGAAGAACGGACAGCACTGGGATGAATGGACGTACGGGCTGTTGCGAGCCGATTTCAGCCTTCCTACCGATTTCGTCTCGATCGATCTAATTTTTGGCGACGACACCATCTCGTTCCTTCGAACCTATGACGGCATTGGCAACCTGACGGCTGAGGTCATCGCCATGGGCGACGGCCGAGATGGCACCTCGCCATGCCCACCGTTCTGCGAGAAGTTCGTCACTGCCTCAATAACGAGGCCGACTGCGGATATCGCCTTTATCCTGGCGGGCGGCGTGAATGCGGAAGCTACATACCTCGACAATCTTGTGTTTCGAAGCGCGGTTGTTTCAGAACCCGGTACGCTAATCCTTTTGGGATTAGGTATTTGTTTAGCCTTGTGTTCTTCGATGCTTTGCTCATGGCGGGCCTTGCCGCGTCTCAAGGCAATTCAACACCGTAACTTGCGAGGTTGGTCGGCGATTGTAGTCGCGATAGCGGCCATAATGCCGTGTGGTAGCAACGCAATCGCTGCCCCTCTCAGCTATACGGAACGAGTGACCGTGCCGCTCGCCAGCATTGCCATCGCATTTCCTCAACTTGAAGGCAATGTGGTTGGAAGCGCCGTCAGGATTTCATTTCCACAATTCGATCCCAGCGACGGCTTACTCGGTGGAGTGCTCGTCGACTTTACTGGCAACCGCACAACCGCTTGGTACTACACGGAAATCGACGGCCCGGGATCTATCTTCAATGACATCGTAGCGACATTCTTAGACAGGCACGGCAACGTCTTTTTTGAACGAAGTGTGCGTGAAGGGTGGGGCGGTGTTGCGACAGGTAGTACCTACTTTCACTACGGCGACAATCAAAACATCTCCCTCGGCGGGAGCACCTTGTTTGGACCGCTTTTCGGGTTTGTCCCTTCGCTCGCTCCGTTCTTGGGCGTGGACACCTTTGCAATCGAGATAAGTGTCCAGCTTGGAGCGTCCCTCGATCTTCCCGTAGGCGTGGGGGTTAGTGCGGCCGCTGGACCGCTTCGCGGATTAGTCTCAGGTGATGTCCGAGTTGACTACATTCTGGCAATTCCAGACAGCCCACCCCCGCCGCCTCTGTTTGAGCCCGCCACCCTCGCGCTTCTGGGCCTCGGCCTCGCCGGGCTTGGCGTCGCACGCCGACGCAAGATTGCCGTTGCTGCCATCCTCTTGTCGGGGCTCGCGTGGAACGGCAAAGCTGACGCGGCCCCCATACTGTCCTACGTTCCGTGGGGTGCCGCTCAAACCAGTTTGTTTTCAACATTCGCGGGGAATGCCACCTGGGAAGGGAACAACCTGCTTCTTGAGTATCGACAAGAATATGGCGACGCGGTGGCTGGGGTGTTTTCGGATGGCTTCGTTGGCCACAACCCCTTGCCGAGCCCGGAAAACGCCGTCGGTATCGCCTTTGAGGTTTCAGCGACGTATTACCCGACAGCCTGGCAAGCGCAGCTTAATTTGGGAAATTACGGTCTGGGATATGGTGCCAGTGACACACTGGCGAATTACACGAGCTTCCCATTGGATTGGGAAAAAGTTCGGCACTTTTCAGGCGGTCTCTTGCCGAAAGACGATAGCGAGCTGAAATGGTCCGTTTTTTCGCCGTTGGAATACACTTACGCGGCAGGCGCGTGGGCGGTGGAAATGTTCTTCCCCGACCAATGGCTGTTCGACCGAGCTAACCTTGCAGAGCGGTTTCAATTTTTTGCAACCAATACTTTTGGCGGCCTCGATGGCCTCGTAGATGGAGTCACACGCTTTGACAATATTCGATGGATTTTGAGCGATCCTTTTCCAGTAACGCCGCCTGTGCCGGATCCAATTCCCGAACCCGCCGCCCTCGCACTTCTCGCCCTAGGCCTCGCTGGCCTCGGCGTCGCACGGCTGCGCAAGGCGCACTACCTCAGGATGACAATTTTGAAACTTCTTGGCACTGCAGCTGTTGCTGTCGGCGCTGCAACACCTCAAGCGCCGGCGAACGCCGCGGTTCTTTATTGGGCTGATACGACTTTTGGAGGAGGAGATTTCCCGCGGGGCCGAATTGAACGCGCCGACCTAGATGGCAGCGGGCGCGAGGTCGTTGTTTCCGATCCCGGAGCCTATGGCCTCGCCCAGCCCAGAGGATTGGCGATTGATGCGTCAGGACACCGTCTCTTCTGGACCGGACTGGGAACGGGTTGGTCAGATACCGCTGAACCAGGCAGTATTAATGTTTCGGCGCTTGACGGCACATCATCAGCGATCCTGGTTCCTGGTCCACAAGGCACTTTTCCAGGCGATATCGAAGCGGATCTAATTGGCGAGCGTCTCTATTGGGCGGACATCGGAACCGGGACCATAATGACCGCGAAGCTTGATGGTTCAGATGTTGGAGTCATTGTCTCCGCTCTCGAAAACCCTGAGGGAGTGGCGGTGGACCCAATTGGGGGCCTCTTGTATTGGAACCATACATTTCGGGATGAATCGTCAGGCGACATAAGCAGCGTTATTTTCCGTTCGAATCTGGACGGCAGCAACGTCACAGCTATTACCCCCAAGCTTTCAGGCATCATCAGAGACGTTGATCTCGACCTAGCCAGCGGACTGCTTTACTGGTCCATCTCAGATCCGTCGACTGGTGTCGGAAAG